A single region of the Candidatus Zymogenus saltonus genome encodes:
- a CDS encoding ribulose-phosphate 3-epimerase, translating into MKKLIAPSILASDFSRLGEEINAVTAAGADWIHVDVMDGVFVPNISIGIPVVKSIRKVTNLPLDVHLMIAEPERYIEEFSSAGADIITIHQEATPHMDRSIMHIKSLGKRAGVSVNPGTPVTTIYDILGIVDMVLIMSVNPGYGGQKFIPYTLDKVRALKETLTERELDSVIIEIDGGITAETISGAAEAGVDVFVAGSSVFGANDYKKAIAGLKANI; encoded by the coding sequence ATGAAAAAGCTGATTGCGCCCTCAATCTTAGCCTCAGACTTCTCCCGCCTCGGAGAGGAGATTAACGCTGTTACGGCGGCCGGGGCGGACTGGATTCACGTAGACGTCATGGACGGCGTCTTTGTCCCGAACATCTCCATCGGGATCCCGGTGGTGAAATCGATAAGGAAGGTAACGAACCTTCCCCTTGACGTCCACCTAATGATCGCGGAGCCGGAGCGCTACATCGAGGAGTTTTCGAGCGCCGGCGCCGACATCATCACGATCCACCAGGAGGCGACCCCCCACATGGACCGCTCCATCATGCATATCAAGTCGCTGGGGAAGCGGGCGGGGGTGTCCGTAAATCCCGGGACTCCTGTGACGACGATATACGACATCCTCGGGATCGTGGACATGGTCCTGATCATGAGCGTAAACCCGGGGTACGGCGGCCAGAAGTTCATCCCGTACACACTGGATAAGGTCAGGGCACTGAAAGAAACCCTGACCGAAAGGGAGCTTGACAGCGTCATCATCGAGATCGACGGGGGGATAACGGCGGAAACGATCTCCGGCGCCGCAGAGGCCGGCGTCGATGTATTCGTGGCGGGGTCTTCGGTCTTCGGAGCGAACGATTACAAAAAAGCAATAGCCGGGCTGAAGGCGAATATCTAA
- a CDS encoding DUF2179 domain-containing protein: protein MFGDTTFLGTVMVPILICVARIADVTLGTIRIIYVSKGMKILASILGFFEILIWLFAIGQIMGNLTNLVNYFAYAVGFSVGVFVGIAIEEKLSLGILMLRIITRKDAAELADFLKSAGFGVTTVDANGIYGPVKVIFTIIQRKELLNITEIIKKFNPNAVYSVEDVRYVSRDPFSSNHLLKKDFLGLFRFFRKGK, encoded by the coding sequence ATGTTCGGAGATACGACCTTTCTGGGGACCGTTATGGTTCCCATTCTAATCTGTGTCGCAAGGATAGCCGACGTCACTCTCGGAACGATTCGGATCATCTACGTTTCAAAGGGGATGAAAATCCTTGCTTCCATACTCGGTTTTTTCGAGATTCTCATTTGGCTTTTCGCCATTGGGCAAATTATGGGCAACCTCACGAATCTCGTTAATTACTTCGCCTATGCTGTTGGTTTTTCTGTCGGTGTTTTTGTAGGAATAGCCATTGAGGAAAAGCTTTCTCTCGGCATCTTGATGCTTCGTATCATAACCAGAAAGGACGCCGCCGAGCTCGCCGACTTTTTAAAATCCGCCGGCTTTGGCGTCACCACGGTGGACGCCAATGGTATATACGGACCGGTGAAGGTGATCTTTACCATCATCCAGCGAAAGGAGCTGTTAAATATCACCGAGATCATCAAGAAATTCAACCCGAATGCGGTCTATTCGGTGGAGGACGTGAGGTACGTCAGCCGGGATCCGTTCTCCAGCAATCACTTATTGAAAAAAGACTTTCTCGGATTGTTCAGGTTCTTCAGAAAGGGGAAATAG
- a CDS encoding 5'-nucleotidase C-terminal domain-containing protein, whose protein sequence is MNRRKLFLSITLLLSLSVIIAACAGVTPVPTAPAKHLSLVTVSDIHSNILPYETKVTRDGEKVAILVGGMDRIAAVANRENELTNGATLLVSGGDNLMGFFFRSFDGVPEITSMNMAGYDITCLGNHDFDLGSEACKKAMKVAEFPTVSSNITIKDPELAAIVKPFVIKEVAGVKIGFFGLMTPDLPRVSSVGSDVIVDNDLTSVSMEMVKALREGGASIVIALTHVGKEMDEKVARDVAGIDIIVGGHSHDTFYEKVKGPRGWETIVVQAGVNAKEIGILSFDVAGGRVVSSGWKTVLLDETVGSIEEIAKYQGKYEKELNKRMNRPVGETLVDLDAISNNVRTIETNLGDFITDAWADWFAEKGAENPIALLNGGTIRGNCIYKKGPLTYGTLLKIHPFSNTIYEVSLSGKELMTVLEMSASAVIIDGDGAELDERVSDGGFFQISGLKIEIDLSGRPFSAEYDGRNLSRIIFPGERLVSAKVKENGQWVPIKGDNTYKVYVTSWTASGGDGYYPFISAKKTDTTVDIVDVLLAYLAKMGPVKPDTEGRIVVKERK, encoded by the coding sequence ATGAATCGAAGAAAACTTTTCCTGTCGATTACACTGCTTCTCTCCCTTTCTGTGATCATCGCCGCCTGTGCCGGAGTTACCCCTGTCCCAACCGCCCCCGCAAAACATTTATCCCTCGTTACCGTCTCGGACATCCACAGCAACATCCTCCCCTATGAGACCAAGGTCACAAGGGACGGCGAAAAGGTCGCGATCCTTGTGGGCGGGATGGACCGGATCGCCGCCGTGGCGAACCGCGAGAACGAGCTGACGAACGGGGCGACTCTTCTGGTCTCCGGGGGCGACAACTTGATGGGCTTCTTCTTCAGGAGCTTTGACGGCGTCCCGGAGATAACCTCGATGAACATGGCGGGATACGACATTACATGTCTCGGCAACCACGACTTCGACCTGGGAAGCGAAGCCTGTAAAAAAGCGATGAAGGTCGCCGAGTTCCCCACCGTCTCTTCAAACATCACCATTAAAGACCCGGAGCTTGCGGCCATTGTAAAGCCGTTTGTCATAAAAGAGGTCGCAGGGGTAAAGATCGGCTTCTTCGGCCTTATGACCCCAGACCTCCCCAGAGTTTCCTCCGTAGGGTCGGACGTGATAGTCGACAATGACCTGACATCTGTCTCGATGGAGATGGTTAAGGCCCTGAGAGAAGGCGGCGCCTCGATCGTAATCGCCCTGACCCACGTAGGCAAGGAGATGGACGAAAAGGTCGCCAGGGATGTCGCCGGCATCGACATAATCGTGGGGGGACACAGCCACGATACATTCTACGAGAAGGTCAAGGGCCCCAGGGGCTGGGAGACCATCGTCGTGCAGGCCGGAGTCAACGCAAAGGAGATAGGTATACTCTCCTTTGACGTGGCGGGGGGAAGGGTCGTATCCTCCGGCTGGAAAACGGTCCTTCTGGACGAGACGGTCGGGAGCATTGAGGAGATCGCCAAATACCAGGGAAAGTACGAAAAAGAGCTCAATAAAAGAATGAACAGGCCCGTCGGGGAGACCCTCGTAGACCTCGACGCCATATCGAACAACGTCAGGACAATAGAGACCAACCTCGGAGATTTCATCACCGATGCGTGGGCGGACTGGTTTGCCGAAAAGGGCGCCGAAAACCCGATCGCCTTGCTCAACGGAGGCACGATACGGGGCAACTGCATCTACAAGAAGGGCCCCCTGACCTACGGCACGCTCCTCAAGATTCATCCCTTCTCCAATACGATCTACGAGGTATCGCTTTCGGGAAAGGAGCTGATGACCGTGCTTGAGATGAGTGCTTCAGCGGTTATTATCGACGGGGACGGCGCCGAGCTGGACGAGAGGGTTTCCGACGGGGGATTCTTCCAGATCAGCGGCCTAAAGATCGAGATCGACCTTTCGGGCAGGCCCTTCAGCGCCGAGTACGACGGGAGAAATCTCAGCAGGATCATCTTTCCGGGGGAGAGGCTCGTCTCCGCAAAGGTAAAGGAAAACGGTCAGTGGGTTCCGATTAAGGGAGACAATACATACAAGGTCTACGTTACGTCCTGGACCGCTTCCGGCGGGGACGGCTACTATCCCTTCATCTCTGCGAAAAAGACAGACACGACCGTTGACATCGTGGACGTCCTGTTGGCCTACCTGGCAAAGATGGGCCCGGTCAAGCCCGATACCGAGGGGAGGATAGTGGTAAAGGAAAGAAAATAG
- a CDS encoding class I SAM-dependent methyltransferase, whose protein sequence is MINPVYDEIGKVYSKYRRADPRFVDAVVRLLDLPAGSIVADIGAGTGNYSRALGDCGLSVAAVEPSPVMCDQAAPHKNVRWIMGAAENIPINNNAVDGVIAIFSLHHFNDPGRGIEEMARVCRGPILLYTFDPREIERPWIGDYFPSIWDGSYNLFPSIEDTCNSIRGITNGEVTAHRFDLPQDFSDFCLMAGWRRPHIYLDSEVRACMSGFALADQEEVEDGILTLRGDLESGRWEEKYGRLNSIDSYDCGYRFILSK, encoded by the coding sequence ATGATAAATCCCGTTTATGATGAAATCGGGAAGGTCTACTCAAAATACCGAAGGGCGGATCCGAGGTTCGTTGACGCCGTCGTTCGGCTCCTCGATCTGCCGGCGGGAAGCATCGTGGCCGACATAGGCGCCGGCACGGGAAATTACAGCCGGGCGCTCGGCGATTGCGGTCTTTCGGTTGCGGCGGTCGAGCCGTCGCCGGTCATGTGTGATCAGGCGGCACCTCATAAAAATGTCCGGTGGATCATGGGCGCGGCCGAAAACATCCCTATCAATAACAACGCCGTGGACGGCGTCATTGCGATATTCTCCCTGCATCACTTTAACGACCCGGGGCGGGGCATCGAGGAGATGGCGAGAGTCTGCCGGGGGCCGATCCTTCTGTATACCTTCGATCCGCGGGAGATAGAAAGGCCCTGGATAGGGGACTATTTCCCGTCTATCTGGGACGGCTCTTATAATCTTTTTCCGTCCATTGAGGATACATGTAACTCGATAAGGGGGATCACAAACGGCGAGGTCACTGCCCATAGGTTCGATCTCCCCCAAGACTTTTCTGATTTCTGCCTAATGGCGGGATGGCGAAGGCCCCATATCTACCTCGATTCTGAGGTAAGGGCGTGCATGTCCGGATTCGCCCTGGCGGACCAGGAAGAGGTGGAGGACGGGATTTTAACCCTTAGAGGCGATCTGGAGTCCGGACGGTGGGAGGAGAAATACGGGAGGCTCAACTCGATTGACAGTTACGACTGCGGCTACCGCTTTATCCTTTCCAAGTAG
- a CDS encoding pentapeptide repeat-containing protein yields the protein MCDYKGIFGEDNKCPHPDYGPGKDGEKNFCIFHNDREDKDAEKFYQEFKKLYKSGKHYFRGFIFPESFDFRKLKEETGDLEFKEASFGGTKFSGVAYFAGATFSEETDFSKSTFSEETNFSVATFSGEADFEEATFSGKTDFGYAAFSERVSFGWASFLKTCKVIFKGKTFDDNSEVYFGNLNIEKEADLIFYRVDLNRLRFIKTDLRKINFVDVTWTGKKYGSSSYLGRLKLFDEKYQGKGWFIQSFQHLWYHFKFWLFILKEKVIKQKKENQSKAIFRNTYFKILTWLKISIPKEIEQEHYEVYRLYNQLIKNYEDTNRYHEAGDFFVGAMEMRRFGRFEKRSIRMLLGPYKWISLYGERPIRALCWLVGLILLLGLIYGNLIGVLPKNNTLRQVYQKGGIETIVDKYTGKGSYDNYVNGLNMSLNYLTFGKVETPHELRYTRYGFLLQAAEVVFGAVFLSLFILAMNRKFRRMKD from the coding sequence ATGTGTGATTATAAAGGAATATTTGGAGAGGATAATAAGTGCCCCCATCCTGATTACGGGCCGGGAAAGGATGGTGAAAAAAACTTCTGCATCTTCCACAACGACAGAGAGGATAAGGATGCAGAGAAATTCTACCAAGAATTCAAAAAGCTCTATAAATCAGGGAAGCACTATTTCCGGGGCTTTATATTCCCGGAAAGTTTCGATTTCAGGAAGTTGAAGGAGGAGACCGGAGATCTCGAGTTTAAAGAGGCTAGCTTCGGGGGAACGAAATTCTCGGGAGTGGCCTACTTCGCAGGGGCGACATTCTCGGAAGAGACCGATTTCTCAAAGTCGACATTCTCGGAAGAAACCAACTTCAGTGTGGCGACCTTCTCGGGAGAGGCCGACTTCGAAGAAGCGACATTCTCAGGAAAGACCGACTTTGGATATGCGGCATTCTCGGAAAGGGTCTCCTTTGGGTGGGCGTCATTCTTGAAAACATGTAAAGTCATTTTTAAAGGAAAAACTTTCGATGACAACTCAGAAGTTTATTTTGGCAATTTAAACATAGAAAAAGAAGCTGATTTGATTTTTTATAGAGTCGATCTTAATCGACTGAGATTTATTAAAACAGATCTCAGAAAAATAAATTTCGTAGATGTTACTTGGACTGGTAAAAAATATGGATCCTCATCTTATTTAGGCAGACTTAAGCTATTCGATGAGAAGTATCAGGGAAAGGGATGGTTCATACAAAGCTTCCAACACTTGTGGTATCATTTTAAATTTTGGCTTTTTATTTTAAAAGAAAAAGTCATAAAACAGAAAAAGGAAAATCAATCAAAAGCTATTTTCAGAAATACATATTTTAAAATTCTAACATGGTTGAAAATATCAATACCGAAAGAAATAGAACAGGAACATTATGAAGTCTACCGTCTTTATAACCAGCTTATAAAAAATTATGAAGATACAAATCGCTATCACGAGGCTGGTGACTTCTTTGTTGGCGCCATGGAGATGCGGAGGTTCGGTAGATTCGAGAAGAGGAGCATCAGGATGCTCCTCGGCCCATATAAATGGATATCCCTCTATGGAGAAAGGCCAATAAGGGCTCTTTGCTGGCTTGTAGGCCTGATACTCCTCTTGGGTCTAATCTACGGCAACCTTATCGGCGTCTTGCCAAAGAACAATACTTTACGGCAGGTATATCAAAAGGGAGGAATTGAAACAATAGTCGACAAATATACAGGTAAAGGCTCTTACGATAATTACGTAAACGGCCTCAACATGAGCCTCAATTACCTGACCTTTGGAAAGGTGGAGACACCTCATGAGCTGAGGTACACAAGGTACGGCTTTCTTCTGCAGGCGGCCGAGGTAGTCTTCGGCGCGGTCTTCCTCTCCCTCTTCATCCTCGCCATGAACCGGAAGTTCCGGCGGATGAAGGATTGA
- a CDS encoding replication-associated recombination protein A translates to MDIFEHKAEKEIRRSAPLADRIRPRCLGEFVGQEEILGEGKLLRRSIEADELTSMIFWGPPGTGKTTVARIIAEKTRARFVSFSAVTSGIKDVKEVVAGAKEDRKYSGLRTVLFVDEIHRFNKAQQDVFLPYVEDGTIILIGATTENPSFEVNSALLSRCRVYVFSSLKPEEMKLIIEAAIGDAERGLGDLPIVIDDEAVDHLASQSHGDARIALSGLEIAVKNTPPGEDGRIAVSLLTVEEAMQKRALMYDKGGEEHYNIISALHKSVRDSDPDAALYWLMRMLEGGEEPLYIARRLIRMAVEDIGIADPRALSVAVAAKETYHFLGTPEGELALAEAVIYLATAPKSNAVYSAFIRAKEDVKKYGALPVPLVIRNAPTRLMKDIGYGKGYKYAHDFEDARVDQKRLPDELAERVYYRPTDRGYEGRVKEWLDEFRKKVEAARGKGESKEKK, encoded by the coding sequence ATGGACATCTTCGAGCACAAGGCGGAAAAAGAGATACGAAGGTCGGCCCCGCTGGCGGACAGGATTAGGCCGAGGTGCCTCGGCGAGTTCGTGGGCCAGGAGGAGATCCTTGGGGAAGGAAAGCTTTTGAGGAGATCGATCGAGGCCGACGAGCTTACCTCGATGATCTTCTGGGGGCCGCCCGGGACCGGAAAGACCACCGTCGCCCGAATCATCGCCGAAAAGACAAGGGCGAGGTTCGTATCCTTTTCCGCGGTGACCTCCGGGATAAAGGACGTAAAGGAGGTGGTAGCCGGGGCTAAGGAGGACAGGAAGTACTCGGGGTTGAGGACGGTCCTCTTCGTCGACGAGATCCACCGCTTCAACAAGGCCCAGCAGGACGTATTTTTACCTTACGTCGAGGACGGGACGATCATCTTGATCGGCGCCACCACCGAAAATCCCTCCTTCGAGGTAAACTCGGCCCTTCTCTCCCGCTGCCGTGTCTATGTCTTTTCCTCCCTTAAGCCTGAGGAGATGAAACTAATCATCGAGGCGGCGATCGGGGACGCCGAGAGGGGCCTGGGGGATTTGCCGATTGTAATCGACGACGAGGCGGTCGATCACCTCGCCTCCCAGTCGCACGGGGACGCAAGGATCGCCCTCTCAGGATTAGAGATCGCCGTCAAAAACACCCCGCCGGGAGAAGACGGCAGGATCGCGGTATCTCTCTTGACCGTGGAGGAGGCGATGCAGAAGCGGGCGCTGATGTACGACAAGGGGGGCGAGGAGCACTACAATATCATTTCGGCCCTTCACAAGTCGGTCAGGGACTCCGACCCGGACGCCGCCCTCTACTGGCTTATGAGGATGCTGGAGGGGGGGGAGGAGCCGCTGTACATCGCGAGGAGGCTCATTAGGATGGCGGTCGAAGACATCGGGATCGCCGATCCGAGGGCCTTATCGGTGGCTGTCGCCGCTAAGGAGACCTATCACTTCCTCGGGACGCCGGAGGGAGAGCTTGCCCTGGCGGAGGCGGTGATATACCTTGCCACGGCCCCAAAGAGCAACGCCGTCTACAGCGCCTTCATCCGTGCCAAAGAGGACGTGAAAAAATACGGCGCCCTGCCGGTGCCGTTGGTCATAAGAAACGCCCCCACCCGCCTGATGAAGGATATTGGCTATGGCAAGGGGTACAAGTACGCCCACGACTTCGAGGACGCCCGGGTCGACCAGAAGCGCCTCCCGGACGAGCTTGCCGAGAGAGTTTATTATCGCCCAACGGACAGGGGCTACGAGGGGAGGGTCAAGGAGTGGCTGGACGAGTTCAGGAAGAAGGTCGAGGCGGCAAGGGGGAAGGGGGAATCGAAGGAGAAAAAATAG
- a CDS encoding acyl-CoA dehydrogenase family protein — MYRDAILKELYREEDVILIEMARDFTDDVIMPARQKIDEDKDHVIVHEILEGLANLGFMRAIWPEEIGGSGMSSALTFTAALEEIARGDAGIAVSLGVTLGWLFLPATLERNEAIINDFGKRCCEDELVLGCFSMTEAGGPRGGGGCDIENVSFRGKKIGTRAALDGDYWVLSGEKMWASNSGIAGLYLVTANTDPSLGDEGIALIYVPADAEGLSFGKFENKAGLQADRNCPMFLDGVVVPKEYRLAGPGRDAECLHQNLTIGRIGSAAMSIGCAQGAFEAVLEFTKDRVVGLSGKPIRQHSIAASMIADMAIGIETARNAYVAAAYKYDHPEEYGPSHSTAQLSRASLAKVYAAEVAISVTNKAMELMGSYGYVREYNVEKYWRDCKIIQLWEGGAQLGRFDVCRGYYDLDL; from the coding sequence ATGTATAGAGACGCAATACTAAAGGAGCTTTACAGGGAGGAGGACGTAATTCTCATCGAAATGGCAAGGGATTTCACCGATGACGTGATCATGCCCGCAAGGCAGAAGATAGATGAAGACAAGGATCACGTGATTGTCCACGAGATTCTCGAAGGGCTTGCGAACCTCGGCTTTATGAGGGCGATCTGGCCCGAGGAGATCGGCGGGAGCGGCATGAGCTCCGCCCTTACCTTCACAGCGGCCTTAGAGGAGATCGCCCGGGGCGACGCGGGCATCGCCGTGAGCCTTGGCGTTACCCTCGGCTGGCTCTTCCTGCCCGCCACTCTGGAGAGAAACGAGGCTATAATAAATGATTTCGGAAAGAGATGCTGCGAAGACGAGCTTGTTCTCGGCTGCTTCAGCATGACGGAGGCGGGCGGCCCCAGGGGGGGCGGCGGGTGTGACATCGAAAATGTGAGCTTTCGCGGAAAAAAGATAGGAACCAGAGCGGCCCTTGACGGCGATTACTGGGTCTTAAGCGGCGAGAAGATGTGGGCGTCGAACTCCGGAATCGCCGGTTTATACCTTGTTACGGCGAATACCGATCCGTCCCTCGGGGATGAGGGGATAGCCCTGATCTACGTCCCCGCCGATGCCGAGGGCCTCTCGTTCGGGAAGTTTGAGAACAAGGCGGGCCTCCAGGCGGACAGGAACTGTCCCATGTTTCTGGACGGCGTAGTGGTGCCGAAGGAGTACCGCCTCGCCGGGCCGGGGAGGGACGCCGAGTGCCTTCATCAAAACCTGACCATAGGAAGGATCGGGAGCGCCGCCATGAGCATCGGATGCGCCCAGGGGGCGTTCGAGGCGGTCCTCGAATTCACGAAGGACAGGGTCGTGGGCCTTTCAGGAAAGCCGATCAGGCAGCACTCCATCGCCGCTTCAATGATAGCGGACATGGCAATAGGGATAGAGACCGCCAGAAACGCCTATGTGGCCGCCGCCTACAAGTACGACCACCCCGAGGAGTACGGCCCCAGCCATTCAACAGCCCAGCTGAGCCGGGCGTCGTTAGCAAAGGTTTACGCGGCGGAGGTCGCCATAAGCGTAACAAACAAGGCGATGGAGCTCATGGGTTCCTACGGCTACGTCAGGGAGTACAATGTCGAGAAATACTGGAGGGACTGCAAAATAATACAGCTGTGGGAGGGGGGAGCCCAGCTGGGTAGGTTCGATGTCTGCCGGGGCTATTACGATCTCGACCTCTAA
- a CDS encoding cation transporter: MAPLIMTVFLFVSAIYIGETSVHQPVGPHGARYWSALPWILLGTIIIKLWLAQFVRFLADTVRSETIYANATRHIIEAVMTFFVICGLIIGHSYHFPAIDGYIGIVVSAWLLYLGHTHARHSIIPILGRAPSHEILQRIPLHAGIPDKYGPARMHEIAEACEDRLRKTLVGESVCNTDPLIEKTAVTDAIEKKFVGIAADFPNLKSYHRFRVIGESPKRKIIAADINLDDNVPGSDYADIAKELEREVVRKIPNIAYRVFSITPKFAY, from the coding sequence ATGGCGCCCCTTATCATGACGGTCTTCCTATTCGTGTCGGCGATCTATATCGGCGAGACGTCGGTTCATCAGCCCGTGGGGCCGCACGGGGCCCGCTACTGGAGCGCGCTCCCCTGGATACTCTTGGGGACAATAATAATAAAGCTCTGGCTTGCCCAGTTTGTCCGTTTCCTTGCCGATACGGTAAGGTCGGAGACCATCTATGCAAACGCAACCCGCCATATAATCGAGGCTGTGATGACGTTTTTCGTGATCTGCGGCCTGATCATCGGTCATTCTTATCATTTCCCGGCGATAGACGGCTACATAGGGATCGTGGTCTCGGCCTGGCTGCTGTACCTCGGCCACACCCATGCGAGACACTCCATAATACCGATCTTGGGCAGGGCGCCGAGCCACGAGATATTGCAGAGAATTCCGCTCCACGCGGGGATTCCGGATAAATACGGCCCCGCCAGGATGCACGAGATAGCGGAGGCCTGCGAGGATAGGCTGAGAAAGACTTTAGTGGGTGAGAGCGTGTGCAACACCGATCCCCTTATCGAAAAGACCGCCGTAACGGATGCCATCGAAAAGAAATTCGTAGGGATCGCCGCCGACTTCCCGAACCTCAAGAGCTACCATCGATTTCGCGTGATCGGCGAGTCCCCAAAAAGGAAAATAATCGCGGCGGACATAAACCTCGACGACAATGTCCCTGGGTCCGACTACGCGGATATAGCCAAGGAGCTGGAGAGGGAGGTGGTCAGGAAGATACCTAACATAGCCTACCGTGTTTTTTCTATTACTCCCAAGTTCGCATACTAA
- a CDS encoding cation transporter yields MLNRLNEKVARTFIRDFNYTDNKKVCTRYGLVPGWFSIVVIVLLFVVNIALVLMAHLISIIATAFHLLSPLANSVILVATFYVTARPATEKNPFGCGRMEHIIWRPLS; encoded by the coding sequence ATGCTCAACCGGCTGAATGAAAAAGTCGCGAGAACCTTCATCAGGGATTTTAACTACACGGACAACAAAAAGGTCTGTACAAGATACGGCCTCGTCCCAGGCTGGTTTTCCATCGTCGTGATTGTGCTGCTGTTCGTTGTGAATATAGCCCTCGTCCTGATGGCGCATTTAATATCTATAATTGCCACGGCCTTTCACCTCCTCTCCCCCCTCGCAAACTCGGTCATCCTTGTGGCGACCTTTTACGTGACCGCCCGCCCCGCCACCGAGAAGAATCCGTTCGGCTGCGGCCGAATGGAGCATATAATATGGCGCCCCTTATCATGA
- a CDS encoding permease yields MSKKERKMNMLVPTIIMGVAALILLVIAYTKGRHMEGLGDGIAMFLEIVPLLIFAFIMAGMIRVLLPQEMVANWVGAESGFRGILIGTLAGAVTPGGPYVSMPIAAGLLRAGAGMGTMVAFLTAWSIWAVARLPLEVGIMGWKFTGVRIACSFFFPPIAGFLAQVFFSGVKP; encoded by the coding sequence ATGAGCAAAAAGGAAAGAAAGATGAACATGCTGGTTCCCACAATAATAATGGGAGTTGCCGCCCTGATCCTCCTCGTAATTGCGTATACAAAAGGGCGCCATATGGAGGGGCTGGGGGACGGAATAGCGATGTTTCTGGAGATTGTACCCCTTTTGATCTTCGCATTTATCATGGCCGGGATGATCCGAGTGCTGCTCCCCCAGGAGATGGTCGCCAACTGGGTGGGGGCGGAGTCCGGATTTCGGGGGATACTGATCGGAACGTTGGCGGGGGCGGTAACGCCGGGAGGGCCGTATGTCAGCATGCCCATCGCCGCCGGTCTCCTCCGGGCGGGGGCGGGAATGGGAACCATGGTTGCGTTTCTCACCGCATGGTCTATATGGGCGGTCGCCAGGCTCCCCCTCGAGGTAGGCATAATGGGCTGGAAGTTCACAGGCGTCCGTATCGCCTGCTCATTCTTCTTTCCGCCGATAGCCGGATTTCTGGCCCAAGTATTCTTTTCGGGCGTCAAGCCGTAG